One region of Skermanella mucosa genomic DNA includes:
- a CDS encoding Ada metal-binding domain-containing protein, which yields MSIPEADPRWTKLLARDKSADGAFVYAVRTTGVFCRPSCPARLPKRENIEFFANGAEAEAAGYRACLRCRPPVAGGAGTRTR from the coding sequence ATGTCCATTCCCGAAGCCGACCCGCGGTGGACGAAACTGCTCGCGCGCGACAAGTCCGCCGACGGCGCCTTCGTCTATGCCGTGAGGACGACGGGCGTGTTCTGCCGCCCTTCCTGTCCGGCTCGCCTGCCGAAGCGGGAGAACATCGAGTTCTTCGCCAACGGCGCCGAAGCGGAAGCGGCAGGCTATCGCGCTTGCCTGCGCTGCCGCCCGCCGGTGGCGGGAGGCGCCGGGACCCGCACACGCTGA
- a CDS encoding GntT/GntP/DsdX family permease, protein MSGTYLILVAMAGISALLYLVIKVRLHAFVTLLLVSLLVGVAAGMPLGDVIKSVERGMGGTLGFVAVVVGLGAMFGQMLEVSGGAERLARTLVQRFGDDKVQWALGLTGFIVSIPVFLDVAIVILVPILYRLARDSGKPLLYYGIPLVAGGAVTHAFIPPTPGPIAVADLLGADLGWVILFGTICGLPAMVLAGPIWGSYISKRITKGVPDYVILKDIDESRELPSFGEVLSIILTPLLLILVSTTSAILLEEGNAVRSFLGFIGHPYSALLIATLLAMVLLGSRRGYDKEEIQDIVNKALEPAGIIILVTGAGGVFKQVLIDSGVGQVLGDMMSASGLPFLVLAFVVSALIRVAQGSATVAMVTAAGLVGPILQQNNVEGPQLALATIAIAAGGTILSHVNDSGFWLVNRFFGLTEKETLQSWTVAVTIVSLVGFAMVLLLGVIVG, encoded by the coding sequence ATGTCGGGAACTTATCTGATCCTGGTCGCCATGGCGGGCATTTCCGCCCTGCTGTACCTCGTCATCAAGGTGCGGCTCCACGCGTTCGTCACGCTGCTGCTGGTCAGCCTTCTGGTCGGCGTCGCGGCCGGAATGCCGCTCGGTGACGTGATCAAGTCGGTCGAACGGGGCATGGGCGGCACGCTCGGCTTCGTCGCGGTGGTGGTCGGTCTGGGCGCCATGTTCGGCCAGATGCTCGAAGTGTCCGGCGGCGCCGAAAGGCTGGCCCGTACCCTGGTGCAGCGCTTCGGCGACGACAAGGTCCAATGGGCGCTCGGCCTGACCGGCTTCATCGTCTCGATCCCGGTGTTCCTGGACGTGGCGATCGTCATCCTCGTGCCGATCCTATACAGGCTGGCCCGGGACAGCGGCAAGCCCCTGCTCTACTACGGCATTCCGCTGGTGGCCGGCGGTGCCGTGACCCATGCCTTCATCCCGCCGACGCCGGGCCCGATCGCGGTGGCGGACCTGCTGGGCGCCGACCTGGGATGGGTGATCCTGTTCGGCACCATCTGCGGCCTGCCCGCCATGGTCCTGGCCGGGCCGATCTGGGGCAGCTACATCTCCAAACGGATCACCAAGGGCGTGCCCGACTACGTCATCCTGAAGGATATCGACGAAAGCCGCGAGCTTCCCAGCTTCGGCGAGGTGCTGTCGATCATCCTGACGCCGCTGCTCCTGATCCTGGTAAGCACCACGTCGGCCATCCTGCTGGAGGAAGGGAACGCCGTGCGCTCGTTCCTGGGCTTCATCGGCCATCCTTATTCGGCGCTGCTCATCGCGACGCTGCTGGCGATGGTTCTTCTCGGCTCCCGCCGCGGCTACGACAAGGAGGAGATCCAGGACATCGTCAACAAGGCGCTGGAGCCGGCCGGCATCATCATCCTCGTGACGGGAGCCGGCGGCGTGTTCAAGCAGGTCCTGATCGACAGCGGCGTCGGCCAGGTGCTCGGCGACATGATGTCGGCGTCCGGCCTGCCCTTCCTGGTCCTGGCCTTCGTGGTGTCCGCGCTGATCCGGGTCGCCCAGGGTTCCGCGACGGTCGCCATGGTGACGGCGGCCGGCCTGGTCGGGCCGATCCTGCAGCAGAACAACGTCGAGGGACCGCAGCTCGCGCTTGCCACCATCGCCATCGCGGCGGGGGGCACGATCCTCAGCCATGTCAACGACAGCGGCTTCTGGCTGGTCAACCGCTTCTTCGGCCTGACGGAGAAGGAAACCCTCCAGTCCTGGACCGTCGCGGTGACCATCGTGTCGCTGGTCGGCTTCGCCATGGTCCTGCTGCTCGGCGTCATCGTCGGCTGA
- a CDS encoding iron transporter: MTANPHRERPSDEANAKQLAIARREGAAYQEGLKVMATEVADTGGTQQAGDYIVGFAQERAEGMYHLRGEGKLEWMEPGEENCHLEVSVSDAGDGRFIPYLTIQATLTKDSGEVVGPIRMPFVWHPGLYHYGANIKVPGDGTYDLAVRIEPPDFMRHDEVNGKRYAETVEVSFPGVRITTGRE, encoded by the coding sequence ATGACAGCCAATCCTCACCGCGAACGTCCCAGCGACGAGGCCAATGCCAAGCAGCTCGCCATCGCCCGGCGCGAGGGCGCTGCGTACCAGGAAGGCCTGAAGGTCATGGCGACCGAGGTCGCCGATACCGGCGGCACCCAGCAGGCCGGCGACTATATCGTCGGCTTCGCCCAGGAGCGCGCGGAGGGCATGTACCACCTGCGCGGCGAGGGCAAGCTGGAATGGATGGAGCCCGGGGAGGAGAACTGCCACCTGGAAGTCTCCGTTTCCGACGCGGGCGACGGACGATTCATCCCCTACCTGACGATCCAGGCGACCTTGACCAAGGACAGCGGCGAAGTGGTGGGACCGATCCGGATGCCGTTCGTCTGGCATCCGGGCCTGTATCACTACGGTGCCAACATCAAGGTACCCGGCGACGGCACCTACGACCTCGCCGTCAGGATCGAACCGCCCGACTTCATGCGGCACGACGAGGTCAACGGGAAGCGTTACGCCGAGACCGTCGAGGTTTCCTTCCCCGGGGTGCGGATCACGACCGGGCGCGAATAG
- a CDS encoding SDR family oxidoreductase, which produces MDPKDTTSSPSRRAVLGGMSAGMVAAATLPGTSPASAQQAGGAAAVPPQAAKQNPLAQYPKPPFPRQQQEPPGLASKMEPRPDHGETSYRGAGKLIGRKALITGGDSGIGRAAAIAFAREGADVAINYLPVEEPDAREVVQLIEAEGRKAVAIPGDIRDEGFCNQLVARAVEGLGGLDILVNNAAKQASQQSILDITTEQFDATFKTNVYAMFWITKAALPHLAEGATIINTSSIQAYEPSANLLDYAQTKACIVSFTKSMAKQLAQKGIRVNAVAPGPFWTPLQPSGGQPPEKITSFGEGVPFGRPGQPAEVAPTYVLLASQESSYVTGEVYGITGGNPTP; this is translated from the coding sequence ATGGATCCGAAAGACACCACCAGCTCGCCGTCCCGCCGCGCCGTTCTCGGAGGAATGAGCGCCGGGATGGTTGCGGCAGCCACCTTGCCGGGAACGTCCCCGGCGTCCGCCCAGCAGGCGGGGGGCGCCGCCGCGGTTCCGCCCCAGGCAGCCAAGCAGAACCCGCTGGCCCAATATCCGAAGCCGCCCTTTCCGCGGCAGCAGCAGGAGCCGCCGGGCCTCGCCTCGAAGATGGAACCGCGGCCCGACCATGGCGAGACGAGCTACCGGGGCGCCGGCAAGCTGATCGGCCGCAAGGCGCTGATCACCGGCGGGGACAGCGGCATCGGCCGCGCCGCCGCGATCGCCTTCGCCCGCGAGGGGGCCGACGTCGCGATCAACTATCTGCCGGTGGAGGAGCCCGACGCCCGCGAAGTCGTCCAGCTGATCGAGGCGGAAGGCCGTAAGGCCGTCGCGATCCCGGGCGATATCCGGGACGAGGGCTTCTGCAACCAGCTCGTCGCCAGGGCGGTCGAGGGCCTCGGCGGGCTGGACATCCTGGTGAACAACGCGGCCAAGCAGGCGTCGCAGCAGTCGATCCTGGACATCACCACAGAGCAGTTCGACGCGACGTTCAAGACCAACGTCTACGCGATGTTCTGGATCACCAAGGCGGCCCTGCCGCACCTGGCCGAAGGGGCGACGATCATCAACACGTCGTCGATCCAGGCGTACGAACCCTCGGCGAACCTGCTCGACTATGCGCAGACCAAGGCCTGCATCGTCTCCTTCACGAAGTCCATGGCGAAGCAACTCGCCCAGAAGGGGATCCGGGTGAACGCGGTGGCTCCCGGTCCGTTCTGGACGCCGCTCCAGCCGAGCGGCGGGCAGCCTCCCGAGAAGATCACGAGCTTCGGCGAGGGGGTGCCCTTCGGCCGGCCCGGACAGCCGGCCGAGGTGGCGCCGACCTATGTCCTGCTCGCCTCCCAGGAGTCGAGCTACGTCACCGGGGAGGTCTATGGCATAACCGGCGGAAACCCGACTCCGTAG
- the tnpC gene encoding IS66 family transposase, producing the protein MEKPPRYRLSEAEKDALLVEQAALIERLAARVAELEALIGKPRKTSANSHIPPSQDGPGGASRTADAKRRRKPRPSRPGVSRPLADDPDRTERRLVEGCPHCGTAVPESAQRCRHRYDHIDLPVIRPVVTRVELFGGRCGDCGRRYRAAPPAAMPPGTPFGPGIRALLAYLHHSHHVGFERLSRMLEELFGLTISEGAIANALRRMGTAFDTACAAIKAKLLGASVIASDETTTRVNGVIHWQWVFHSGQAVLHTIAPSRARAVAAGILGGHRPEVWISDRYAGQQELGRVHQVCLAHVLRDVQYAIDCGDTMVAPRIRDHLLWAIRVGKRRPGLKDSTLAAYAAKAERGLDALVGTPAAHPAGRELQRLVKAWRGKFFVFLADRRVPPTNNASEQEIRPSVVFRKVTNGFRSDWGPGIHAGYRSVTGTARRQGQSAWTAVRHLVGGTFAVT; encoded by the coding sequence ATGGAGAAACCGCCGCGTTACCGTCTGAGTGAGGCTGAGAAGGACGCCCTGCTGGTCGAGCAGGCGGCGCTGATCGAGCGTCTGGCGGCGCGGGTTGCCGAACTGGAAGCGCTGATCGGGAAGCCGCGGAAGACGTCGGCCAATTCGCACATTCCGCCGTCGCAGGACGGCCCCGGCGGTGCGTCGCGTACGGCGGACGCCAAGCGCCGGCGCAAGCCGCGGCCGTCGCGCCCCGGAGTATCGCGCCCGCTGGCCGACGATCCGGACCGGACCGAGCGCCGCCTGGTCGAGGGCTGCCCGCATTGCGGGACGGCGGTGCCCGAGAGCGCCCAGCGGTGCCGGCACCGCTACGACCACATCGACCTTCCGGTGATCCGCCCGGTGGTGACGCGGGTCGAGCTGTTCGGCGGCCGGTGCGGCGATTGCGGGCGGCGCTACCGGGCCGCCCCGCCCGCCGCCATGCCGCCGGGCACCCCGTTCGGACCGGGCATCCGGGCACTGCTGGCCTATCTGCACCACAGCCATCATGTCGGCTTCGAGCGGCTGTCGCGGATGCTGGAGGAGTTGTTCGGACTGACGATCTCAGAGGGCGCCATCGCCAATGCGTTGCGCCGCATGGGCACGGCGTTCGACACGGCCTGCGCGGCGATCAAGGCCAAACTCCTGGGGGCTTCCGTCATCGCCTCGGACGAGACCACGACGCGGGTCAACGGCGTGATCCACTGGCAATGGGTGTTCCATTCCGGGCAAGCCGTGCTGCACACCATCGCCCCCAGCCGCGCCCGGGCGGTGGCCGCCGGGATCCTGGGCGGGCATCGGCCCGAGGTCTGGATCTCCGACCGCTACGCCGGGCAGCAGGAACTGGGACGGGTCCACCAGGTCTGCCTGGCCCACGTTCTCAGGGACGTGCAGTACGCCATCGACTGCGGCGACACCATGGTCGCACCCAGGATCCGCGATCACCTGCTCTGGGCCATCCGCGTCGGCAAACGAAGACCGGGCCTGAAGGACAGCACGCTTGCCGCCTACGCCGCAAAGGCCGAGCGCGGCCTCGATGCCCTGGTCGGTACCCCCGCCGCCCATCCGGCCGGACGCGAGTTGCAGCGGCTGGTCAAGGCATGGCGCGGCAAGTTCTTCGTCTTCCTCGCCGACCGCCGCGTGCCGCCGACCAACAACGCCAGCGAGCAGGAAATTCGCCCGTCCGTGGTCTTCCGCAAGGTCACCAACGGCTTCCGATCCGACTGGGGACCCGGCATCCACGCCGGGTATCGATCCGTGACAGGAACGGCGCGTCGGCAAGGTCAATCCGCCTGGACCGCCGTACGCCACCTCGTCGGTGGAACCTTCGCCGTCACCTGA
- a CDS encoding calcium-binding protein, giving the protein MRKVGTNGPDTLVGTPDGDALDGLAGDDTIKGLGGSDRLSGGSGRDQIRGGPGNDYILAGGGNDSVFGDSGDDTVRAGAGNDAVRGGAGRDSLYGESGADRLFGGSGNDYLDGGTGADRLYGGDGNDTLVWKIGPIELRDQVVTGPVLDGGGGRDTLRIDSEVFYYVDDFDGGWDGPFPGEVGILAEGGTLSLLVGNSTPEDPPSIFAPVDGIERFEVSSLGPVVIETRGEERIDYTVLATRNDDFLVAGAGDQVLYGKGGDDVLSGGDGNDELYGGAGKDLISGGAGVDWMVGGSGEDVFSDYLPDMFGETITGFQGAGGEGGDTLELLLPATPDRIKVTEGADFTTFDFLDDDTDAVLTVDVAGLLRDVDYFFL; this is encoded by the coding sequence ATGCGGAAAGTTGGAACGAACGGTCCGGACACGCTGGTCGGGACGCCCGACGGGGATGCCCTCGACGGGCTGGCAGGCGACGATACCATCAAGGGGCTGGGCGGGTCGGACCGACTGAGCGGGGGAAGCGGCAGGGACCAGATACGGGGAGGCCCCGGAAACGACTACATCCTGGCGGGCGGCGGCAACGACTCGGTGTTCGGTGACTCGGGCGACGACACGGTCAGGGCGGGAGCCGGCAACGACGCCGTCCGGGGAGGGGCCGGGCGCGACAGCCTTTACGGGGAAAGCGGGGCCGACAGGCTCTTCGGCGGGTCCGGCAACGACTATCTCGACGGCGGCACCGGTGCCGACAGGCTTTACGGCGGCGATGGGAACGACACCCTGGTATGGAAGATCGGACCGATCGAGCTGCGGGACCAGGTCGTTACCGGTCCCGTGCTGGATGGCGGCGGCGGCCGGGACACGCTGCGCATCGACAGCGAAGTGTTCTATTACGTCGATGATTTCGACGGGGGCTGGGATGGCCCGTTTCCCGGCGAGGTCGGCATCCTCGCCGAAGGGGGCACCTTGAGCCTGCTTGTCGGCAATTCCACGCCGGAGGATCCGCCGAGCATCTTCGCCCCGGTCGACGGCATCGAGCGGTTCGAAGTCTCCAGCCTGGGTCCGGTGGTGATCGAGACGCGGGGCGAGGAACGGATCGACTACACCGTCCTCGCGACCCGGAACGACGATTTCCTGGTGGCCGGGGCCGGCGACCAGGTGCTGTACGGCAAGGGCGGCGACGACGTGCTGAGCGGCGGCGACGGCAACGACGAGCTGTATGGCGGTGCCGGCAAGGACCTGATCAGCGGGGGCGCCGGCGTGGACTGGATGGTCGGCGGGTCCGGCGAAGACGTGTTCAGCGATTACCTGCCCGACATGTTCGGGGAGACCATCACCGGGTTCCAGGGGGCCGGCGGGGAGGGCGGAGACACGCTCGAACTGCTGCTGCCGGCCACCCCGGACAGGATCAAGGTCACGGAAGGCGCGGATTTCACGACCTTCGACTTCCTGGACGACGACACGGACGCGGTGCTGACGGTCGACGTGGCCGGCCTGTTAAGAGATGTGGATTATTTCTTCCTCTGA